One Papaver somniferum cultivar HN1 chromosome 10, ASM357369v1, whole genome shotgun sequence genomic window carries:
- the LOC113315823 gene encoding uncharacterized protein LOC113315823 yields the protein MKSKVFVGGVNEGRKQQIADDFNFPLSKMPDKYLGVILQPGESDTRKAITLKWDKVCVPLEEGGLGIKRLEIVNKSFLMKLLWKLLESEAEWAVFMRAKYFTDNGELKTSYKKSSILPGLKWLEELPILSTGEDKRIWSGTMTGEFTVKSAVECIRTHYDKKGRGYNLASKCYMYANDSENLEHILWNCNFSQIIRKWLGSMFLFLNPQSYEDVMTLTGSKSSAVQEVWILSASITMMEMWFLRNKIAFEEIRPDIGTLKRKILKFTKDNELRITGKMWDCSYDFQVFRNFDLKNRPVRRLQKMELKFELPCRNQIMVCCVGVSRGNPGVAGIGFITRNHEGYFYFAEVRGLGIATTFIAELMAVMCDTEWDTKNGVQDLIIKSGSKAAVTSFLTGKMPWFLNSRWKRIKNSSLQMKFVHCYKEVNFTANALEKRGAGLNKGESQQYLMKPSFLKDLEVPGRTYIRSY from the exons ATGAAGAGTAAGGTCTTTGTGGGAGGAGTTAATGAAGGGAGGAAGCAACAAATAGCAGATGATTTTAACTTTCCATTATCAAAGATGCCTGACAAGTATCTAGGGGTTATTCTGCAACCAG GTGAATCAGATACTAGAAAAGCAATAACACTAAAATGGGATAAAGTGTGTGTTCCTCTTGAGGAAGGTGGTTTGGGTATTAAAAGGTTGGAAATTGTGAACAaatcttttcttatgaaattgtTATGGAAACTACTTGAATCAGAAGCTGAATGGGCTGTGTTTATGAGAGCAAAATATTTTACAGATAATGGTGAACTGAAGACAAGTTATAAGAAATCATCAATCTTGCCTGGTCTTAAATGG CTTGAAGAGTTACCAATTTTATCAACAGGAGAAGATAAAAGAATCTGGTCTGGTACTATGACTGGTGAATTTACTGTAAAGTCAGCAGTAGAATGCATTAGAACTCACTATGATAAAAAG GGGAGAGGTTACAATCTTGCTTCAAAGTGTTATATGTATGCAAATGATTCTGAAAATTTGGAACACATCTTATGGAACTGCAATTTCAGTCAAATAATCCGGAAGTGGTTGGGGAGCATGTTCTTGTTCTTAAATCCTCAATCTTATGAAGATGTAATGACTTTAACTGGATCAAAAAGCAGTGCAGTTCAGGAAGTATGGATTTTGTCAGCATCAATAACAATGATGGAGATGTGGTTCCTAAGAAATAAGATTGCTTTTGAAGAAATAAGACCTGATATTGGTACTCTCAAGAGAAAAATCTTAAAATTCACAAAAGACAATGAACTGAGAATTACAGGCAAAATGTGGGATTGTAGCTATGACTTCCAAGTTTTCAGAAATTTTGATTTGAAGAATAGACCAGTGAGAAGGTTGCAGAAAATGGAATTAAAGTTTGAACTACCTTGTAGAAATCAAATAATGGTTTGTTGTGTGGGTGTTTCAAGGGGTAACCCAGGTGTTGCTGGTATTGGCTTTATCACTAGAAATCATGAAGGATATTTCTATTTTGCTGAAGTAAGGGGGTTAGGGATTGCTACTACCTTCATAGCTGAACTCATGGcagttatgtgtgatacagaatgGGATACTAAAAATGGGGTTCAAGACTTAATCATCAAATCTGGTTCAAAAGCAGCTGTAACATCTTTCTTGACAGGTAAAATGCCTTGGTTCTTAAACTCCAGATGGAAAAGAATAAAGAATTCCTCATTACAAATGAAGTTTGTTCATTGTTATAAGGAAGTAAATTTCACAGCCAATGCACTGGAAAAAAGGGGTGCTGGATTGAATAAGGGAGAGAGTCAGCAATACTTGATGAAGCCATCTTTCTTAAAAGATTTGGAAGTCCCAGGGAGAACATACATAAGATCTTATTGA